The region taattttttattttgattatctTTGAACTTTTGTTTTGACTTTGCAATTTTATTGTAGGATTTGTTTAACTGATTAGTACCGAGGTTGAAATCAATGATTGTGAAACTATATCTTTTCATTCTTGCTTTTCAATTTCTGGAAGTTTTAGCGGTGAAAGTATAAACTCACCTGCTCTCGGACTTCATGCGAAGTGTAGTAGTGGTTTACATGGCTTATGTAAATTATGATTTGTATTCTGAAATGGTTTCTGGTTTATGACTTTTGCATTGTCGAGAAGTTACAAGAAACAATTGGTTTTTTGGTAATTTAAATGACAACATATATCCTTAGGCCTAATGTTTATACTATAATATATTGATTGGTGTGACGTGTAAAcaagaaaagatgaaagaagCAAAAAATGTGTTAGCTGTGACAGTGAAAGCTTGTGTGAAACCTGATGTTATAGCTTGCCCATGCTGGATGTGATTAAACAAGTTCCTAAATGTGCTATTTTTAAATGAGTTGTGCACATTCAAAAGGGGCTTGAGAAAACCACAAATCGAAACTGTTTCAACCTTGTCTCAGTCAAATATGGCTCAAAAGTGTGGAGATCCATGCACATTCATTGTACCGTGCACCACCGGAAAATCTAAACTGGGAAAATATGAACACTCATGAGTTTGCTATTTTCCATTCTTGCATGTTTATAGGCACGATTTTCTTCTTGAAGGCTGTGTTATAATGGTCTGATTAATCTCCTGATTCTAATAATTCATGATTTGAGTTCTTAGTTTTCAGTTTTACCCATTTTAGAAAGTTAGGTTTTTTGGTCTAGTTTTGCACCCATTCGTTGTTCCAATCCTGTCATGCACACTTTAATTAGCATTTTCTACATCATACATAGACTATTCTAATTGTTCAGTTCATACGGACATTTTATCAAACACCTGTGAGCATTCTCATTTTCATTCGGGCATTCCATTCATTCCCTCCATCACTAGATTTATTAGAATAAAGTAACTACTGTAACATAAGAATACAAGTTGAACCCAAGAATCAATTCTTGTTATTGATGTTGAAGTTATTCTCAACCATACAGAAGACACAGCGAGGcttaaaagacctcagaaaacAACAATTCCTTGGAGACATAACTAAATTGTGGATCAAATGGTATTGAAAACACAATTCTGAGTGGTCTAAACATGTGTTCATGGTTTCCAGAGGATGGTGGTCTCTGCAATCATGGAGGTGACCACATAAGGATCCATGTTAGAAGCTGGCCTTCTGTCCTCAAAGTAACCTTTCCCTTGTTTCTCTGTGTCTCTTCCAACTCTAACTGAGCTTCCACGATTTGCCACACcctttagaaaaagaaaaaaaaatgttacattatTAATTGCTAATCTCAAAAAACATCATAAGATACCAAAAGATGATGACTTACCCAAGAGAAGGTGTTGATGTCTGCAGTTTCATGTCTTCCTGTTAAACGTCTCTCATTACCTTTTCCATATGCTGCAATGTGTTCTCTGTGTCTCAATCCAAGCTTTTCAATGGCCTTCTTAATCACCTCATAACCACCCTCTTCTCTCATGGACTTGGTGCTGTACTCACAGAAAATCATACATTTCAAACAACAATAactgaaatatatataacatgtttatatatttcgagtccaaattttttattaagtttttggTGTTATTCTTCTACTGTATTTTGAAGATACACTAGAAGAACAACGCCAAATAAAGAATCCAAACTCATTACCTGTAGTTTGTGTGTGCCCCAGCTCCATTCCAATCTCCCTGATGCCACAACCATGAAACAATGAAgtcaaaatattgaaataaattaatgatgcaattaagttttattatatGCTTCAATCTTTCTACCAAGTTATCAGCAAGTTTTACAAGAAAATATCTCACCGGAATAGGCTTGGGATCAAATGAAACAATAGCTCCAGCCAACTCTGTAATCCTCTGTAGCATAACAACATTTCATCAATGTTTTCATTGATTTTCATCAATCATATATAATccttaatgataaaaaattagtgAAACTTTTTTATTACCTCCAAAATGTAGCGAGCAGCCCACACTTCATCTCCAGCAGAGATGCCAACAGAAGGACCAACTTGGAATTCCCACTACAAAATAAGCACAAAGTTGTTCTTTAAATCACACCATGGAAATGCTTTGGTAACTCTATTATCAGTTTCtgcaatttaaatattaaaatttgtgattgTACCTGGCCTGGCATAACCTCTCCATTGATGCCACTAATGTTGATTCCTGCATAAACACAAGCTTTGTAATGTGCATCTACAATATCACGACCATAGGCTTTATCAGCACCAACTCCACAGTAATATGGTCCCTGTTCAAGTTAAACATTGATTATGATGAAAATAGAAGAGAAATGGATAAATTCTTGTCATAAACATTGATTATGATGACTTTTGTCTTTATTCAAAGCTATGATCTTTGACATTACGTGTGAcaagaaaaaccaacaaaataaaaatctgaTGCAAACAACAAGACAAAGGCGTGTATGAAATCAATCACTGAGTTTCAATTATTGCAATATAGTACAATCAAATTTGGGAAAGTTACCCAAAACAATGGTAACATGAAAAAACAGTGCTTGAAAATGTAAAGGAAAATAGAACCAGAGCGAAGTGATTATcatgaaattaaattacaatatattaatgttaaattattatttattaaaaggaaCATTTATACCTGTGGCCCAGGAAACCCACCAAGTGGCCACCCAAGTGGCCAATTCACATCTTTCTGCAACAAGGTGTATTCTTGCTCAATTCCATACCTGTCGGTGAAATGGTAAATTGTAACAATTTCATTTACAAAAAAGCAGaataaaaaagtgatttttttttttgtagaatctaattatttattgaaaaattgaataatctaaataaaatgtTGGAAAAATACTTACCATGGTACCTCAGCAACAACATCAGGGTGGCTGAAAATTTTTGCTGCATCATACCTCTTGTTGGTTGGAAGTGGTTCACCAGCTGGGGTGTAAACATCACAAATTACctatacatttttattcaaaGTGTGAAACTTTGACCCACAAAATAGTATACAATCTGattaacccaaaaaaaaaaattatgctttattattaaaattaaatatatttttatctcttatcataaaattaaaattaatttcttttttattttaatttttgattaatttaatagataaaaatatatttaatccttgttattattattattgtaagtaaaaaatttcaacttttacAACTTACAAGAATATTATTGCCTCTCCTAAAGGGGTCCTTGAAAATAGCTTGTGGACTTCATCAAAAGAAAACACCAACcatcaattattttatgaaaaaagaatAACATTAAATACAGAAAAGTGCATAAGAGGATTGAATCATACTATAGGATGACTTCACTATCATCCCCAGGAGCTTGATCTGTGCTAGACCCATCATAGTTCCATTTTGGAAGTTTTGCAGGTTCATCCACTGCTCCAGGAAGAGTCTATTTTccacaaacaaaagaaaaaaaaaggtaaaaatttaaaatagtgaaCATGGAAAAGGAAAAGTTTACCcagttaatttattaattatcttatcacttgagatgaagaagaaaaaagaaagaaaaaaaacaattactCTGGCTTTGCTTCTGAGGTCCATACCAGATCCACCAACCCTGTTTAAAGCAcacaaaaatagttaaataactGTCCTTTGCTACATCATGAACTAGATCAAACCCAGGAACAAGATTCCAGCATCATCATTAAAAAAACTATCTTTTCTTATGTTCTGTTTGATGGAACAACATCTGAAAGGAAGCAGTGTTCCCAAAGGATCACTCAATAAAGGGGTTGGTTGATTGTTACATTAGTGGAACAATAACACTATTTGTTCATAgatttagaaaagaaagaaaaaaacagagtCCCCTGTTTCTTTGCACATGGTTTTTGTGGTGTTTGAGACAGAGGCTCACCATATGTACTCAGCAATGATGTTTTCTGAGGATTCTGAGAGATTGAGGTTGATGAGATCTGAAAGCAAAGACATggtgataaaaagaagaaaaagatgaatatGAAAGGATGTTGTAGAAGATACCAAAATGTGAAGCTTTTTTGATAGGGTGAAGTGAATGAAGGACTCTGTTTGGTGTTAGAGTCGCTTTATAAATAACAATGAGTCACTGATGTCAAGAATAAACCTAAGATTCTTGTTGCATATTGAATGTGCTTCGAGACCATTTTTCTTCCACAAAGTTGAATAATGAGtcactttaattaattaactaattaattaattaattaataagaaagTAGTTGTCAAgagaaattttaagaatattttctGTGTAActgaaaaactttaaaatataattttagtgtaAGAAACAGTGAAAAGGAAGagaacaaaaaattatgaaaaagaaaataataaaaaatgtgtgaatATTCATGTTTTGCGGCTAAAgtttgattattatattatgaaattatgagAAAGGTGAAGTGATAAGCACTTAGCCAAAAGCAGGTTGCGTCCTAACCACGTACTTTCATTAGATTTGATTACATAATAAGAGTAAGTAACAACACAACActgatgattatttttaaattttattaaattatattatactatgaatatataaagtatattacTATTCCACCAACCACTCCTC is a window of Vigna unguiculata cultivar IT97K-499-35 chromosome 4, ASM411807v1, whole genome shotgun sequence DNA encoding:
- the LOC114182086 gene encoding glutamine synthetase PR-2, producing MSLLSDLINLNLSESSENIIAEYIWVGGSGMDLRSKARTLPGAVDEPAKLPKWNYDGSSTDQAPGDDSEVILYPQAIFKDPFRRGNNILVICDVYTPAGEPLPTNKRYDAAKIFSHPDVVAEVPWYGIEQEYTLLQKDVNWPLGWPLGGFPGPQGPYYCGVGADKAYGRDIVDAHYKACVYAGINISGINGEVMPGQWEFQVGPSVGISAGDEVWAARYILERITELAGAIVSFDPKPIPGDWNGAGAHTNYSTKSMREEGGYEVIKKAIEKLGLRHREHIAAYGKGNERRLTGRHETADINTFSWGVANRGSSVRVGRDTEKQGKGYFEDRRPASNMDPYVVTSMIAETTILWKP